The window TAGGCCCGGATCACGGCCCGTACGAGCCGACTCGGCAGGGTCAGCAGGGTGCCGAGCACCACCCCCACCGCGATGCTCGCCAGGACGCTGGTCAAGGCGAGCAACGCGGTGGTACGGAGTCCGGTGGCCAGGTAACTCGCGACCGGCCCGACCCATACGGGCATCAGTGTCCTCCTGGGATCGCGAAACGACGCTCGACGGCCCGGGTACCGATCGACATGAGCCACACCAGTCCCAGATAGATGACACCGATCGCGAGGAACATCTCGAACACCCGGAAGGAGACGGCGACGATGTTCACCGCCGTCTCGGTCAGTTCCGGATAGCTGATCGCGATCATGAACGACGAGTTCTTGAACACCGATATCTGGGTGTTGGTGACCGACGGCAGCGCGATCCGCCAGCCGAGTGGGAACCCGACCTGGCCGAAGGCGGCCAGCCGGGAGAATCCCAGGGCCCGGCAGGCTTCGACGTAACCGGCCTCCACCGCCTCGAATCCGGCCCGGAAGTTCTCCACGTTGTACGCCCCGCCCCAGAGCAGCAGGGACAACCAGCCGACCGTGAAGGCGTCGAGCCGCAGCCCGACCTCCGGCAGGGCGAAGTAGAGGAAGAAGATCTGCACCAGCAACGGGGTGTTGCGGAACACCTCCACGTACACCCGGACGAGCTGGCGTGCCACCGGGACCCGGAAGGCCGAGACCGCGCCGAGCAGGGCGCCGACCACGAGCGCCCCGGCCATGCCGATGGCGCTGATCTCGACCGTACGGACCAGACCGCCGCCCAACTCGCCGAGGTGGTCGACGAGAAAGCCCGGATCGAATCGGTAACCATCGGCGTTGATCATGTTGTCAGCAGACCAGCGTGGGTCCGGTGGGGTAGCTCAGGTCGTTCCCCGGCCTCGGCACGAACTTGGCGAACTGCTCCTGGAGGCTGGTGTCGGTCACCGTCTTCTGGAACTCGGTCCAGAAGAACTCCTCGGCCTGCATCTTCTTCAGCGCGGCGTTGACCCAGTCCAGCATCGCGGTGTCGCCCTTGCGGACGCCCATTCCCCACGGGCTGCCCGCCTTGCTGTCGCCGACCACCTTCAGGTCGGGGTTCTTCGAGGCGAGGTCGAGCAGCAGGGTGTCGTCCTGGGCCAGGGCGTCGCCCCGGTCCTGCTTCAGCGCGGTCAGCGCCTCGCTCGTCTGGCCGAAGAGCACCTGCTTGACGTCCTTCATGCACTGGGTCAGCCAGAGGCTCGCGGTGGCGCCGTTCGTGCTGATCACCGACTTGCCGGCGACGTCCGCGAACGAGGCGATCGGCGAGTCCTTCGGCACCAGCAGCTTCACCCCGCTGGAGAAGTACGGCGTGGTGAAGTCGATGGTCTTGGCGCGTTCCTCGGTGTAGTTCATCGTCGCGATGATGAGGTCGATGCGGTTGGTGGTCAGGAACGAGACGCGGTTCGCCCCGGTGACGCAGGTCAGCTCGACGTCGTTGCCGTCGCCGAAGGCGTACGACGCCAGCTTGCGGGCGACGTCGATCTCGAAGCCGGCGTTCTTGGCCGCCTCGTCGATGTAACCGAACGGCGGGTAGTCGCACTTGACGCCGATCGCGAGCTTGCCCTTGTCCTGGACGTTGCCCGGCAGCGGCGCGCCCACGTCGACCGGGGCGCCGGCCGGACCGCTGTCCGTCCCACCGTCACCGCCGCTGTCCGAGCAACCGGCGGTGAGGGCCAGCGCCACGGCGAGCACTACCAGGCCGATTCGCGATTTCATCCGAATTCCTCTCGTCCACGTACGTGGGTCATCTCAGTACCTTGCGGAGAAACTGCTGGGTACGGTCGTGTTGCGGGTGGTCCAGCACGTCCGCCGGCGGTCCCTGCTCGGCGATGACGCCGCCGTCCACGAACACCAGACGGTCGCCGAGTTCGCGGGCGAAGCCCATTTCGTGGGTGACGCACAGCATCGTCATGCCGGATCGGGCGAGGTCGCGCATCACGTCGAGGACCTCGCTGACCAGTTCCGGGTCCAGGGCGGAGGTCACCTCGTCGAAGAGCATCACGTGCGGGTCCATCATCAGGGCCCGGGCGATGGCGACCCGTTGCTGCTGACCGCCGGAGAGCTGCCTCGGGTACGCCTTCGCCTTGTCCGACAGCCCGACCCGGTGCAGGAGCGTACGGGCGCGTTCCTCGGCCTCGGCCCGTGGCGTCCGGAGCAGTTTCCGGGGCGCCAGGGTGAGGTTGTCGAGCGCGTTCAGGTGCGGGAAGAGGTTGAACTGTTGGAAGACCATGCCGATGCGGCGACGTACCCGGTTGAGGTCGACGCCGGCTGCGGTCAGGTCCTCGCCTTCCAGGAGGACCTGACCGGCGGTGACCGGTTCGAGCAGGTTGACGCAGCGCAGCAGGGTGCTCTTGCCGCCGCCCGAGGGGCCGACGATGGCCACCACCTCACCGGGGGCCACGGTGAGGTCGACTCCCCTGAGGACCTCGAGGTCGCCGAACGACTTTCGTACGCCGCGCAGCTCGACCATGACAGCGGCCACCAAAGCCTCCTCTACAGATTGGTCTAGCGGGTTTTTGGCGGGCAGGGCGGGGCCGGTGTAACGGCCCCGCCCCACCCGGTCGGAGAGGTGTTACCGACCCAGGCGTTCGAACTGGTCCGGCGTGAGCTTCTGCGCCGGCCCGTGGTACATCGCGTTGAAGATCATCTTCTCTTCGGCCCGGTTCCAGGTCCGGAACGCGATCTCGCTGGCGAACGTCACCACGGAGCCGCTGCCGACGCTCCAGGACAGGCCGTTCACCGCGCCGTTGAGGTACTCGCCGCCGATCAACCAACCGCTCTGCAACTGCTCCCCGCTGGCCGGGTACTTCGACACCACCTGCACCGGGTACTTGTTCGGGTCGGTGAGCTCGTACGCCCGGTCCCCGTCGAACCAGGTCGGGTTGCGCGGGTCCATGCCCCAGGCGACCGGGTTGTTGGTGTCGATCTCCTGGCTGAGCAGGGCGCCGGGGCAGTAGAAGACCGACTCGTCACCGGGCAGGATCGACCGCAGCGGCAGCTCGAACAGTTGCTGGGCCGTGTTCGCCCCGCTGCCGAAGGCGACCAGGGTTCCGCCGCCGGTCACGAAGTCACGCAGCTTCGCCCAGCCGTCCTCGCCGACACCGAAGGCCCAGCTCCACTCCTCCGGGTAGTTGTTCCGGTTCAGCCCGTTGGTGATGGAACTCTTGCTCACCCCCTGCGGCATGACGATGGCGTCGAACTTCCCGGCCAGGTTCTTGTAGTCCTGGGCCTTCACGACCGAGTAGTTCACCCCGTACTGGTCGAAGATCCACATCAGCCAGCCGGACTGCAGGTTGTTCGCCGGCTTCAGCATCCCGATCCGGGTGCCGGGCTTGAGCTGCACACCCTCGATCCGGGGAACGGCCGAGATGGCGGAGACCGGGATGCCGGTGTTGCGGGACTGGTTCTGCAGGATCTGCCGGGCCGCGTCGGTCGGCGGCACGACGAAGGTGCCCGGCGGGAAGGTGCGGCCACCGTCGACGAACTGCGCGGCGGCGCGGAAGGTCGGGATGCCCTGGCGCTGCAACCGGGACACGATCTGGAAGACGCCGTACGACTCGGGACCGATGACGTACGCGCCGGTGCTGGGCGGCGCCGCCGGCATGGTCACCGCCGGCGGCTTGATCTCGGTGAGCCGCTTGGTGGTGACCGAGAACGAGCCCGTGACGAGGTTGGCCTTGAAACCGAGCAGCATCGGCAGGGTCTGCGCGGTCACGTCGTACGGTCGCTGCGGCGGCCCGCCGGGGTACTCCAGCAGGTGCGGGTACTCCTGCACCTCGAGCAGGGTCTTGGCGAACCCGCCGTAGGGCTGGTTCAGGTAGACGACGTACGACCCGGCCGGGTACTGCTGACCGCCGGCGGAGAACGCCGCCTGCGCCTGGTGGACCTCGACCGCGCCCTTGAACAGGATGTCCAGAGTGTCCCGGACCGCCTGCGGGTCGCGCTGACCGGCCGGGATGACGTACGCGCGGGGGCTGGTCCGGGTGACCGCCTTCACCCCTACCCGGTAGAAGTTGAACAGCCAGTTGTACCGGTCGTAGGCCACCGCCTCGATGCCGGAGTAGAAGGCCTGGGAGACGTAGTCGACGATCTGCCGCAGCGTCCAGGTGTTCTGGTCGTACGGCTCGATGAAGCTGATCGTCGACTCCTGGCTGCCGATCGGCCCGGAGCTGACCTGCGGGTACGCCAGGTTCGAGCAGCTCGCCGCCTCGGTGAGGATGCGTACCGAGTTGTGGTAGACGCAGTACTGCCGCGACGGCGTCCAGTAGTCGTACGTCATGCCCCAACCGACGCCCTTCATGCCGGCGGCGGTCATGCCCCGCTGCATCGCCAGGCCGAGCGCGTCGGTCTGCTGCACCGTGATCGCGTCGATGTTCGGGTCGTACGGCGACAGGTACGGCGGGGTGAACATCCGGGGGGCGCCCGACCCGGCCTGGTGCGAGTCCTGGAGCACCTGCGGGTGGTACTTGTTCTGGATCTGGGTGGCGAAGTTGCTCTCGATCTGGGTCAGCATGAACCAGTCGCGGTTGTCGTCGTGCCCGGTGTACTTCTGGTACAGGTCCGGGTAGGTACGCGAGTAGTTGGTCCCCGACGTCGCGACGAAGTAGTCGTTGACCTTGACCAGTCCGTCCGGGTTCTGGCAGGGCACGAGCAGGATCACCAGGTCGTCGAGGATCCGGTCGATGTACTCGGACTGCTCGGAGGCGAGGCGGTACGCCCACTCGATGGTGGCCTGGGAGTTGCCGACCTCGGTCGAGTGGATGCCGGCGTACACGAAGTAGAACGGCTTGCCGGTGCGGGCCAGTTCCTCGGCCTCGGTCGGCGACAACCCGCGCGGATCGGCCAGCCGGTTGTTGATCTCGATCAGCCTGTCCAGGTTGTTCAGGTTGTTCGGCGAGCTGATCGTGAGCAGCGCGTACGGGTTGCCCTCGGTGGTCCTGCCGACCTCCTCGTACGTCACCCGGTCGCTCTGCTCGGCGATGAGCTGGAAGTACGGGACCATCTTGTCCCAGGTCGCGAGCTTGCCGTCGGATCCGATCCGGAAGCCGAAGTACTGCTCCGGGGTGGGGATGGCGGCGGCCCTCGCGGCGGCAAGCGCGTCGTAGGGCCGGGTCGCGACCGGTTGGGCCGAGGCCGCGTCGGGGTGGATCACGGTCGCCGCGGCGGCTGCGGCACCGGCCGCGGCCGTGGACCGGAGCAGCATGCGGCGGGACAGTCCCGGGGTCTCACTGATCGTCATCTGGTTTCGCCTTCCGTGGCCGGTCTGCCGGCCGGCCGTCATCTGGCACGGAGACAGCGTCTTCCGCGCCGCTAGCGGTAGGTCCTTCCTGGTGGACCCGTGGCGTGGTCCCCCGTTTGGCGGGAGGACCGGGTCGTGACGCCCCGGATTCCGGATGCTCCCGTGCCCGCCGGACAGCGACAGGTGAGCACAGCCATCAGCCCCGATGCAGCAGGCCGCGGTCCGGGGGAGCGCGACCACGCTCCTCGGTGGAGGGACCGACCTCCGGTCCCGTATGGATGATCGGCGTTTGGAGCTGGCGTGTCGGCCAAGGGGCAGCAACGATCATCGCGACCTCCCCGGCCGTTTGTTGATCAGCTTCCCCCATTGAGTACCAGTCCGGGGGACGCGGTAGCAATAGAGATCAACAGATTTAACGGCTGGGCAACGGTTGTGATGATCTTGACTTGGGGCGCCGGGCCGGTCAGCGTACGGCGGCGGCCATCCGGCGTACGGCCTCGGCGAGCAGGTCCGGGGAGGTCGCGAGGTTGAGCCGGACGTGGCCCTCGCCGCCGGGACCGAAATCGGGGCCGGGCAGCAACGCGACCCGCCCCCGCTCCAGGAACACCCGGGCCGGATCGTCCGGCAGACCCAGTGCCCGGCAGTCCAGCCAGGCCAGGTAGGTGCCCTCCGGCAGCCGGTAACGGACCTGCGGAAGCTGGTCGGCGAGCAGTTCCCCGAGGAGTCGACGGTTGCCGTCCAGGCCCGCCAGGAGGCTGTCCAGCCACGGACCACCGGCGCGCAACGCGGCACTGTGCCCGATCACCCCGAGGTGGCTCGGCCCGTCGCCGACCTCCGGCGGCATCCGGTCCAGGTCCGCGACCGCGTCCGCCCCGGCCACCGCCACCGCAGCCTTCACCCCGGCCAGGTTCCACGCCTTCGACGCGGAGAGCAGCGAGAAGCCGCGGCCGGTGCCGGGCAGCGACAGGTACGGCAGGAAGGTCTTGCCGGCGTACACGAGCGGGGCGTGGATCTCGTCCACGACGACCCGTACACCGTGCCGTTCGGTCAGGTCGGCGACCGCGGACAGTTCCTCGCGGGTGTGCACCGTCCCGGTGGGATTGTGTGGACTGCACAGCAGGTAGGCGACCCGCCGCCCGCCCGCGACGGCGCGCTCGAACGCCCGGTCGAGGGCGTCGGGATCGAGCCGGTGCCGGTCGTCCAGCGGCACCTCCACCACCCGGCGGCCCATGCTGGTGAGGAACTGGTAGAACGGCGGATAGACCGGCGGATTGATGACCACGGCGTCACCGTGGCCGGTGACCAGCCTGAGCACCTCGACGATGCCCATCATCACGTCGGGCACGAGCCGCGTCTGCGCCGACTCCAGCGTCCAACCCCACCGGTCGCGAGCGAACCCGGCGAGCGCGTCGGCATAGGTGGTGCCCGTCGGATAACCGGTGTCGCCCAGCGCGATCGCCTCGGTCAGGGCCCGGACAACCGGCTCCGCGAGCGGTACGTCCATCTCGGCGACCCAGAGCGGAAGGACGTCCGACGGGTACCGCCGCCACTTCTCGCTCGTCCGGCGACGGAGATCGTCCAGCGACAGTCTCTGTAAGGGGCTGGTCACGGCCGCCTACGTTACCGCAGGTGTGATCGACCGGCCCGCTGTCGGGCTTCGATCAAGACCGAACGCAACCGGTGCCGTGGCCGGCACGTGTTACCGACGTCCTCGGGCAGGGGCCCGGACGGGGAGGAACGAGTGACGGTGACGACAGAACCGGGCGTCGACGCTTCACCACCGGGCTCGGTGGCCGGTGACACACGGCCGAACAAGCCCGGGAAGGTGGAGTTCGATGCGTTCTACCACGCGCATTTCCGGTCGATGACCGTGCATCTGTGCGCGTACACGGGGGATCTGGGGCAGGCGCAGGACCTGGTCCAGGAGGCGTTCTGCCGGGCCTTCGCCCGCTGGGACAAGGTCGTCCGGTACGACGACCCGGTCGCCTGGGTCCGCCGGGTCGCCTGGAACCTCGCCACCAGCCGGTGGCGACGACTCCGCACCGCGCAGGCGTACCTGCGCCGGCAACGCGAGGAGTACGTCGCCGGCCCGACCCCGGACCGGGTCGCGTTGACCGCCGCCCTGGCCCTGTTACCACCGAACCACCGACGTGCGGTGGTCCTGCACCACCTCGGTGACATGTCGATCGCCGAGATCGCCCGGCAGGAAGGGGTGGCGGAAGGGACCGTGAAGTCCTGGCTGCACCGCGCCCGCGCCGCTCTCGCCGCCGAGCTGACCGACCGCAAGGAGCAGAACAATGGCTGACACCGACGACCTCGCGTACGACGACTTCGCGCTGGACGCCGAGTTCGCCGCCTTCCGTACCGGACTGCTCGACCAGATCACCCCACCCGGCCCGGACGCCGTACGCACCACCGTCCGGCACCGCCGACGGGTCGCCACCACCACCGGCCTCGCCCTCGCCCTGGTCCTCGTCATCGGCCCGGTCGCCGCCGTCGCCTCCCTCAACAACACGCCGAACCCGTCCCCGACGACGGGGACGACGGCGGATCCGACCCCGTCACCGACGGTGACCCCCACGCCGAGTCCGTCCACGGCACCGACCACACCAGCAGCGACGGACGGCCGGATCTCCCGCACCGACCTGCTCGGCGCCACGGTCGATCTGCCCGCCTGGCGGCCCGGTCCGGGCTGCCCCGACAGTGGCGCGAAGCTGACCGCGAAGGCGGTCGACGACGGGGACAACGTCCTGGTGACGACCGCCTACGGCGACGTCGACAACGACGGGGCGACCGAGACCGTCGCGCTGGTCCGCTGCATGGTCGGCCAGGCCGGCCCGTCGCAGGTGGTCGCCTTCGACCGAGACCCCGCAGGGAAGATCATCACCCTCGGTCAGGTCGTCCGGAGCGACCTGAAAACCCCGCAGTGGCTGCTGGACGTCGAGGTGCGCGCCAACGGCGTGGTACGGGTCCAGGTCGCCGACTACGCACCCGGCGGTGGTTGGGACCTGGACTGGTCGCAGCGACAGTGGCGCGGCTACACCTGGAACGGGGAGAGGTTCACCCAGTCGGAAGGGGAGCGCGCCTTCCCCGACAACCCGTACAACGTGAACCTCACCGTCACCGCGACGGACCTGGTCTACGGCGCGCCCTACGAGGGCGGAACCCGTACCGGCGAGATCACCATCACCATGAACAACGTCGGTACGGTCGCCGCCCCCAGGCCCCGACTCGACTTCAAGCTGAGCCCCGGCGGTGGCGGGTCCAGCGCCAGCCCCGGCTGGTACGCCTGCCAGGAGCACACGATGGAGGGTGAGCACCTCTACTGCGTACTGCCGCCACTCGGGCCGGGTCAGGAACGCAAGCTCACCTTCCACATCGTCACCATGGGTCAGACGCCGACCAGCGGCACACTCGCCCTGCGTACCCTCGACACCAAGGGCAAGATCGCGCCCGACTTCGGCGACTGGGACAACCAGATCGACATCAGGATCAGGTGATCGTGCGGGATGCGCCCGGGTGGATCGCCATCCGGGTGGGCACGGCACACCGGGCGGGACGGTCGCCGCCCGCGTTCACCCCATGGGCGCGGGCGGCGGCGGGTCGGTCGGGTCGCCGCCCGAGGGGACCAGGCGTACCAACATGCCTTCGTCGGGACGGTCCGGGGACGCGCCGTACTTGTCCTGGAATCGTCGGCGGACCAGGCTCAGCGGCGTCGGATCCTCCTCGCGGACCTCGACCAGGGTGAACTCGCCCGGCCCCGACCCGTTGGCCCGGGGCGGCAGAGGCGTCCTGACCGTGAGCGTGCCGATCGAGTCCCGGGTCAGGTGGAACGTCCGGCAGTCGACGTAGACCTGCCCGTCCACCAGGGCGTACGGGACCCGGTTCTTGGCCATGTCCGAGTCGGCGTGCCGCAGCGTCATCGGCGCCGCCCAGTACCTCTCCAGGTTCAGGGTCGCCTGGTGGTGCCCCCACAACTCCTCGAACCGGGCGTGCACGAACTCCCCCCACGGGCTGGCCATGTCCACTTCCAACTGCGGCACGTTGAACGACAGCTTGCCGATCGGGAAGAAGGAGATGAGGGCCTGTCCGTCCCACTGGTAGAGCTGGATGGACGGTGACGCGTCGTAGATGTGGATCTGTAGCCGGGACCGGAGGTGGCCTTCGAGGGAGGCCCAGAAGGAGTACAGGTGGCGCAGGTTCTCCTTGATCCGTCGGGGGACGTTGACGTGCTGCTTCTCCAACTCCTCGGTACGCTGCTGGGCCGCCGCGCAGTCCGGGTCGAGCAGTAGCACCTGGATCAGGGCACCCTGTTCCAGCGCCGCGCGTACGGCTCGCAACGTCTGCTCGCGGTGGCCCAGTTCGAGCAGGATCGTCCAGGTGTCGAGGATGCGTACCCGCCGGCCGGTGCGGGCGAGCACGTCGATGAACGCCTTCTGGTCGAAGCTGACATGCTCCTGCACCCGCGCCTTGCGGGCCTCCTCGAACAGCGGGTCGAAGATGACGTACGAGATGGCGGCCAACACGACGCTCGCGCCGAGGTTGAGCAGCAGATCGCTGGCGAATCCCCGGGTACGCCAGGCCCCGAGGAGCATCGCCGCCGAGACGAGCAGGAGCAGGCCGCCACGGGTGTAGGCCCGCCGCTGCCGCCGTACCCGATCGCCGACCCGCCACCACACACGCGCCCGGTCCACCCCGTCTCCCTCCACCGGAAGGAGCAGGATATCCGCCGATCACGAGCACGTAGTACCTGTTCCGGCCGCGCCGACGGGGCACGACGCGGTGACCACCACCGGCGGCGTCCGCCCGGCACTCGGGCCGACGCCGCCAGTGGTCCGCCCGCCGCCGTGGCAACGTACCCGGCTCAACTCAGGTGAACCGGGAGTGCACCCCGGTCAGGCGTCGACGTCGCCGGGTACGCCGATCGGCAACCACCGGACGCTGCGCCGGACGTCGTCGGGTGCCGCCGCGAACTCGGCCTCCATCGCGTCGCGGCCCTGTTGGAAGTGTTTCCACCCCTCGTAGTGCACCGGGATCGCCGTGTGCGGGCGGACTTCCCGGCACAGGTCGACGGCCTTGCGCGCGGTCATCGAGTACCGCACCGGGCCGGTCACCGGGAACTTCACGCCACCGAGATGCAGCAGCGCCGTACCGACGGTGAACCGCTCGGCGACCTGACGCACCCCGCCGTAGAGCACGGTGTCACCGGAGACCCAGAACACCCCGTGCCGCTGGCCCTCCCAGGCCAGGGCGAAGCCGATGACGTCACCGACGATCGGCCCGCTCAGTGGCGGGCCGTGCCGGCACGGCGTCGCGGTGACCTCGATCGTCGGTTTGCCCGGAGCGCTGAGCGTGGTGGCGGCCCAGGGCCGTAGCCCCTGGGCGTTGCCGCCCAGCCGCCCCGCACCGGACTCCGTCGTGATCACGGTGCCGACCGCCGGCAGCAGGGCGCGGCCGGCGTCGTCGAGGTTGTCCCCGTGGTGGTCGTGCGTGAGCAGTACCGCGTCGACCGGACCGAGGTCCGCCACGGCGATCGCCGGCCCGGCCGTCTTGCGTGACGACGTGCCCCAGCCGAAGGCGTACCGGCGGCCGGGGGCGTCGAACGTCGGG of the Micromonospora sp. NBC_01796 genome contains:
- a CDS encoding amino acid ABC transporter permease; its protein translation is MINADGYRFDPGFLVDHLGELGGGLVRTVEISAIGMAGALVVGALLGAVSAFRVPVARQLVRVYVEVFRNTPLLVQIFFLYFALPEVGLRLDAFTVGWLSLLLWGGAYNVENFRAGFEAVEAGYVEACRALGFSRLAAFGQVGFPLGWRIALPSVTNTQISVFKNSSFMIAISYPELTETAVNIVAVSFRVFEMFLAIGVIYLGLVWLMSIGTRAVERRFAIPGGH
- a CDS encoding M14 family metallopeptidase — its product is MTISETPGLSRRMLLRSTAAAGAAAAAATVIHPDAASAQPVATRPYDALAAARAAAIPTPEQYFGFRIGSDGKLATWDKMVPYFQLIAEQSDRVTYEEVGRTTEGNPYALLTISSPNNLNNLDRLIEINNRLADPRGLSPTEAEELARTGKPFYFVYAGIHSTEVGNSQATIEWAYRLASEQSEYIDRILDDLVILLVPCQNPDGLVKVNDYFVATSGTNYSRTYPDLYQKYTGHDDNRDWFMLTQIESNFATQIQNKYHPQVLQDSHQAGSGAPRMFTPPYLSPYDPNIDAITVQQTDALGLAMQRGMTAAGMKGVGWGMTYDYWTPSRQYCVYHNSVRILTEAASCSNLAYPQVSSGPIGSQESTISFIEPYDQNTWTLRQIVDYVSQAFYSGIEAVAYDRYNWLFNFYRVGVKAVTRTSPRAYVIPAGQRDPQAVRDTLDILFKGAVEVHQAQAAFSAGGQQYPAGSYVVYLNQPYGGFAKTLLEVQEYPHLLEYPGGPPQRPYDVTAQTLPMLLGFKANLVTGSFSVTTKRLTEIKPPAVTMPAAPPSTGAYVIGPESYGVFQIVSRLQRQGIPTFRAAAQFVDGGRTFPPGTFVVPPTDAARQILQNQSRNTGIPVSAISAVPRIEGVQLKPGTRIGMLKPANNLQSGWLMWIFDQYGVNYSVVKAQDYKNLAGKFDAIVMPQGVSKSSITNGLNRNNYPEEWSWAFGVGEDGWAKLRDFVTGGGTLVAFGSGANTAQQLFELPLRSILPGDESVFYCPGALLSQEIDTNNPVAWGMDPRNPTWFDGDRAYELTDPNKYPVQVVSKYPASGEQLQSGWLIGGEYLNGAVNGLSWSVGSGSVVTFASEIAFRTWNRAEEKMIFNAMYHGPAQKLTPDQFERLGR
- a CDS encoding SigE family RNA polymerase sigma factor, which translates into the protein MTVTTEPGVDASPPGSVAGDTRPNKPGKVEFDAFYHAHFRSMTVHLCAYTGDLGQAQDLVQEAFCRAFARWDKVVRYDDPVAWVRRVAWNLATSRWRRLRTAQAYLRRQREEYVAGPTPDRVALTAALALLPPNHRRAVVLHHLGDMSIAEIARQEGVAEGTVKSWLHRARAALAAELTDRKEQNNG
- a CDS encoding transporter substrate-binding domain-containing protein, with the translated sequence MKSRIGLVVLAVALALTAGCSDSGGDGGTDSGPAGAPVDVGAPLPGNVQDKGKLAIGVKCDYPPFGYIDEAAKNAGFEIDVARKLASYAFGDGNDVELTCVTGANRVSFLTTNRIDLIIATMNYTEERAKTIDFTTPYFSSGVKLLVPKDSPIASFADVAGKSVISTNGATASLWLTQCMKDVKQVLFGQTSEALTALKQDRGDALAQDDTLLLDLASKNPDLKVVGDSKAGSPWGMGVRKGDTAMLDWVNAALKKMQAEEFFWTEFQKTVTDTSLQEQFAKFVPRPGNDLSYPTGPTLVC
- a CDS encoding MalY/PatB family protein, with the protein product MTSPLQRLSLDDLRRRTSEKWRRYPSDVLPLWVAEMDVPLAEPVVRALTEAIALGDTGYPTGTTYADALAGFARDRWGWTLESAQTRLVPDVMMGIVEVLRLVTGHGDAVVINPPVYPPFYQFLTSMGRRVVEVPLDDRHRLDPDALDRAFERAVAGGRRVAYLLCSPHNPTGTVHTREELSAVADLTERHGVRVVVDEIHAPLVYAGKTFLPYLSLPGTGRGFSLLSASKAWNLAGVKAAVAVAGADAVADLDRMPPEVGDGPSHLGVIGHSAALRAGGPWLDSLLAGLDGNRRLLGELLADQLPQVRYRLPEGTYLAWLDCRALGLPDDPARVFLERGRVALLPGPDFGPGGEGHVRLNLATSPDLLAEAVRRMAAAVR
- a CDS encoding amino acid ABC transporter ATP-binding protein; the protein is MVELRGVRKSFGDLEVLRGVDLTVAPGEVVAIVGPSGGGKSTLLRCVNLLEPVTAGQVLLEGEDLTAAGVDLNRVRRRIGMVFQQFNLFPHLNALDNLTLAPRKLLRTPRAEAEERARTLLHRVGLSDKAKAYPRQLSGGQQQRVAIARALMMDPHVMLFDEVTSALDPELVSEVLDVMRDLARSGMTMLCVTHEMGFARELGDRLVFVDGGVIAEQGPPADVLDHPQHDRTQQFLRKVLR
- a CDS encoding MBL fold metallo-hydrolase, encoding MTDVRITHIGGPTTLVEVGGWRLLTDPTFDAPGRRYAFGWGTSSRKTAGPAIAVADLGPVDAVLLTHDHHGDNLDDAGRALLPAVGTVITTESGAGRLGGNAQGLRPWAATTLSAPGKPTIEVTATPCRHGPPLSGPIVGDVIGFALAWEGQRHGVFWVSGDTVLYGGVRQVAERFTVGTALLHLGGVKFPVTGPVRYSMTARKAVDLCREVRPHTAIPVHYEGWKHFQQGRDAMEAEFAAAPDDVRRSVRWLPIGVPGDVDA